The sequence below is a genomic window from Sphingobacterium sp. ML3W.
TCATTGATGGTGGCATATTGTTGATAAGTATAGAAGCTACTATTCTGGGAAATGTAGAATACCCAATCTTTATCAGATTTAAAATTATATCTTCCATACAGGTAAGCATTATAATTCGTTGTCGAACCGGCTTGAAAAGCCAGAGCAGTATAGTGTCCTGTGGTGGCATCTCTCCAGCTCTTATATCCCTCGCTTTTATCTTTGTAATCCACATTGGCATATAGACCAAACTGGTATTTTTGCGCATATTTATTAAATGAAAACCGCACATTTTGTAGAAGGATGTTTTCATAAAAAAATGCGGGCAATCGGGTCATAAGTGGATTTAATGAGTCTGTTACAGTCTGCATTCTATTTGTTGAAGGTCTTTGAAGATCTTTAGCCCATGAAAAATCGAAATCCTTATACCGAATATTAATATTCGGAAGCCAATATCCATTTGAAGTCTTTTTACGTTCATTGATCTTGAATAACTCAAACTGATTGTCTCGTAGTGAATAAGCAGTACCAAAATTTATGGCCAATTTTTTAAATGGCTTCCAGAAAAACCGAATACCCGATATATAATATTGTGATTTAACGCGATAACTGTTTTCGAATTGGTCACCGTGAATTACCCCTGTACTGTCCCGATTGTAGTGTAAACTTTCTGTGGGGCTCCTGTTCTCCATATTATGGGAAATATAGAAGTCAAAATTCAGCTTTTCGATACTTTTATTATTATAACCTAGATGAGTATTGCTACTACTCGATTTTTGTTTTTTAAACTTGTCCTCGAATAGACTCGCATTAGGTATAGGGTTTTGAAAAATAGCAGTAAGGTGATTGCCGATTTCACCCGATTCGATTTTGTTGATATTACTGCTATTTCTAAAATTTATAATATGGTTTTTATGCAACTGTTTTTCAATATAGAAGCTATGGCTATAATTAATATTGTATTGATCCGTAGTCGAGCTGTCCGTACTCGTATTTAAAACTTTGTCATTGGTATAGGTTTTCATCCAGCTGTTACTATTTCCATCATTGTTCGAAATACTAAATTTTGGTGTAAACTCGAAATAGGCAGTCGTATCCATCCGATGCCTAAACAGGGTATTGATATTGTGAGCTAAAGATTTATTATTGGTATTATATGTATTTTCGTTGAACTGTTCGATATTATCATACATGGAAGTTTGATTTCCAGAGTTTTGGCCTTCCTCTTTTTTGTATTTCAACATGTACATCACGTTTAGCTTGCTCTTTTTACCCCAGTCATTATTGAGGTTAAATCCAATCGCCATATCATTCGCCTTACCATTGTAATTTCTGCCACCAAAATCTCCAAAACCATAATTTTCCGCTCTCCCTAATCCAGCATGTTGATTCAGTTCATTATAATCAAAACTTTCACGATTGATGTTATTACCAAAGCCTATAAAACTCAATTGTAGCGTATCTTGAAAAGTATTGACCAGTCCCCCAGCTTCATAGCGACCTCTTGTACCCGCACTACCGTAAAGTTTACCAAAACTTGCTTTCAGAAAATCTTTTTTAAATTTAAGATTGATGGTAATGGGTAATTTTTCTTCATCTTCCACTATTTTTTTTGATTCACCCTTATCCCGATAGACCTGTACCGTCTTGATTAAGGAAGCATCCAGATTACGTGTTGCTATACGTAGATCGCTTGAAAAAAAATCTTTGCCATTTACTTTCACCTGCGAAACTTCCTTACCCTCGTAATAGATAGTCCCGTCCATATTAATCTGTAATCCAGGGAGCTGCTTTAATAGCTCTTCTGCATTGGCATTAGGCCTTGTTTTAAAAAAATCAGTATTGTATTCTAGTGTATCTTTATTCATTCGAACAGGCGGATCAACAGATATGACCACCTCATCCAATAGTTTTCCACCAAGCTTGATTGTATCTAATTGTTTCTTCTCATCAGGCTGTAATAGAATATTTTGATGATGGTTGCTACTATTGACATGAGAGATATACAAGATCAGATTTTTGTTTGTAGGAAGTTTGACCAGATTAAATTCACCCTTATCATTGGTTAAGGAATACGAGAGAACAGCAGAATCCTGTTGCATGAGTAAGGATACAGTCGCTTTTTCAAGAGGTTTGTTGTCCTGATCAATAACAGTTCCCTTTAACACGCCCGAATTCTGACATAGTGCATACTGGGAAAAAAAAGATAGCAATACTATAAGATATAGTTTCATATTTGGTTTAGATACGGTTAGTTTATCCACATCTAATATAAATTTAATTTTCCCGATAAAGGGTAAATTAACGTATTTTAACAGTATGATACCTCGAAATTGGAGTGCTGACTTCTTGTTTTAGGTGGGCTTAAACTATTCATAGGATACAATGGGGCCATTGCTCATATTATTGCCACATCAACCAAGATGGCTTATGCTAACAAAAAAAAGGTGGCCTTCTACTTAAAAAAGGCCACCTTATTATCTTATATGTAATTTTAATCTTTTTTACTATCTACAGCAGGTTTAGTATCACGATTGGCAACATCCCAAGCCGTTTGAAAAATAAATTTTTCTCTTTTAACCATAACAGGGAAGTCAATTTTATCGATCGTATCTTCTGGTGTGTGATAATGTGGATGTAATCCTGAGAAGTAAAATATTGAAGGAATTCCTTTACTTGCAAAATTATAATGATCTGAACGGTAATATAATTTCATTGGATCTTTAGGGTCATCATACATGAAATCTAATTCCAATTGGCTGGATTTCTCATTAGCTTCTTTGTTGATCGCTGACAATTCAGAACTCAGCTTATCAGCACCAATGGAGTGGATATAGTTATGGTTACCATTCAAATGTTTGTCATCAATACGGCCTATCATATCTATATTGATACAAGTCACCGTATTTTCGAGTGGAAAAACGGGGTTTTCAGTATAGTATTTAGAGCCTAACAATCCTTTTTCTTCAGCAGCATACGTGATAAATAAAATGCTTCTTCGAGGGCCATTACCTTCTGCCTTTGCTTGACTAAATGCCTTGGCTAATTCTAAAACAGCAGTAGTACCTGAAGCATTATCGTCCGCTCCAGGGAAAATAGTACCATTCGAACTTTTACCATCATGGTCATAATGACCACCGATGACAATGATTTCATCTTTTAAGTCCGAACCTGCTAAGTAACCCAATACATTGGGGTCTGAAAACTGCTCGGTGACCATCCCCATCTGCGCATTGAATGTGCTCTTTATAGCAAAAGATTGCGGCTTCTGAGTCCTGTTTATTTTGGTAATAACATTGGCTAGGCTTGATTTTCCTAGATTTAGGATATAGTTTGCAACGTGATCTGTTATATTGACCACGATAGGCATCGGATTAGTTTCAGGTGCAACTTGGTCTTGAGCCAGATTAAAGCGTCCGTCTGTTGCACGATCACCTGCGCTTTCAAGCCATTTCCCAAGATCCTCTGTATAAGCTAAAACCAATTTAGGTTTATGCTTCAGGATTTCTTTCACCTTCTTATTGCGTACTGTTGACCATTCAGATAATTTTGTTGTTCCTGTAATAATAGAATTTCCTTTTTCATCAACAGGCTCTTTATCATTAATCAGAAAAACGACCTTATCTTTTAAATCAAGTCCTTTGATATCAGAATATTTTGGATCATCAATGCCGTAACCTACAAATATGATTTCATTATCATCGATAGTTTTCAACTCATTG
It includes:
- a CDS encoding TonB-dependent receptor — encoded protein: MKLYLIVLLSFFSQYALCQNSGVLKGTVIDQDNKPLEKATVSLLMQQDSAVLSYSLTNDKGEFNLVKLPTNKNLILYISHVNSSNHHQNILLQPDEKKQLDTIKLGGKLLDEVVISVDPPVRMNKDTLEYNTDFFKTRPNANAEELLKQLPGLQINMDGTIYYEGKEVSQVKVNGKDFFSSDLRIATRNLDASLIKTVQVYRDKGESKKIVEDEEKLPITINLKFKKDFLKASFGKLYGSAGTRGRYEAGGLVNTFQDTLQLSFIGFGNNINRESFDYNELNQHAGLGRAENYGFGDFGGRNYNGKANDMAIGFNLNNDWGKKSKLNVMYMLKYKKEEGQNSGNQTSMYDNIEQFNENTYNTNNKSLAHNINTLFRHRMDTTAYFEFTPKFSISNNDGNSNSWMKTYTNDKVLNTSTDSSTTDQYNINYSHSFYIEKQLHKNHIINFRNSSNINKIESGEIGNHLTAIFQNPIPNASLFEDKFKKQKSSSSNTHLGYNNKSIEKLNFDFYISHNMENRSPTESLHYNRDSTGVIHGDQFENSYRVKSQYYISGIRFFWKPFKKLAINFGTAYSLRDNQFELFKINERKKTSNGYWLPNINIRYKDFDFSWAKDLQRPSTNRMQTVTDSLNPLMTRLPAFFYENILLQNVRFSFNKYAQKYQFGLYANVDYKDKSEGYKSWRDATTGHYTALAFQAGSTTNYNAYLYGRYNFKSDKDWVFYISQNSSFYTYQQYATINDVDNKMNNLSIHLAQEFSVTWKNLIGLTPKYTYSWSKSMNSVKNNPDFIQSAYVTHKIGVGLNINPIKGFSLETSYSLDNRASGLNDRANYHILNSSLYYTLKNDSQIKLTGFDILNQNRQNYWGTHGNTTYYQNTVTLQQYFLVGYIYKFKITKLKN
- a CDS encoding M28 family peptidase, with translation MKKIVSLICFVSSIYSCAIAQNPAEKYARTITEESTKKHLSVLASVDLEGRGTGQKGGRLATEYIANEFMKLGLTPPVEGKYFQPVSLLKNSYQVKSFKIAGRPFLHGQDLLALGNNELKTIDDNEIIFVGYGIDDPKYSDIKGLDLKDKVVFLINDKEPVDEKGNSIITGTTKLSEWSTVRNKKVKEILKHKPKLVLAYTEDLGKWLESAGDRATDGRFNLAQDQVAPETNPMPIVVNITDHVANYILNLGKSSLANVITKINRTQKPQSFAIKSTFNAQMGMVTEQFSDPNVLGYLAGSDLKDEIIVIGGHYDHDGKSSNGTIFPGADDNASGTTAVLELAKAFSQAKAEGNGPRRSILFITYAAEEKGLLGSKYYTENPVFPLENTVTCINIDMIGRIDDKHLNGNHNYIHSIGADKLSSELSAINKEANEKSSQLELDFMYDDPKDPMKLYYRSDHYNFASKGIPSIFYFSGLHPHYHTPEDTIDKIDFPVMVKREKFIFQTAWDVANRDTKPAVDSKKD